The Lathyrus oleraceus cultivar Zhongwan6 chromosome 5, CAAS_Psat_ZW6_1.0, whole genome shotgun sequence genome includes the window AAGTAGTAGAGAAAGGATGATAGGGAAtattcctatcctcattctgaatatcttttGATACGGGACGCCTTACCTAGTTGTTCAAAGTATTCATCtctactcatagactttagtgtaattcaAGTCAAATAATTTTCAAGTCATCTCCCTTACAGACAACACTTTACAGTCAAGATTTTGAAGACTCGGGACATCAAAATTAGATTACTGTTTCATCATTCATGCATAGCAAACGATCCTCCTTTCAACATCTGTGGGTTATGACGCGAATTATACGCCATGAGTCTTAAGTAGTGGAGAAGGGATGATAGTGAATATTcttatcctcattctgaatatctttagATACGGGACGCCTTACCTAATTATTCAAAGTATTCACATCCATTCATAGAttttagtgcaattcaaatcgAATAACTGTCAAGTCTTCTTCTCCATGTCTCAACATTGCAACAATCTTCAACAATAATACACTTCCTCTTTGGACGAAACAATGCATTATTTAGACTTCCATACATTCTTCGGGTTAAACACATCATGGTCAAACACCCATCTCTAAACCAATACCCTTATGCATTGCCCTATGGAGCTTCATGTTATGGCAACTCTCATACATTGCCCTGTGGAGCCTCATGCTCTAGcaaacttttttttttattttggccTGTGGAGCCTCATGCTCTGGCAACTCTCATGCATTTCCCTGTGGAGCCTCATGCTTTAGCAAAccgttttattttattttgcattgTGGAGCCTTATGCTCTGGCAACTCATGCATTACCCTCTAGAGCCTCATGCTCTAGAAACTCTCATGCATTACCCTGTGGAGCCTCATGCTCTGGAAAACCTTCATACATTACCCTGTGGAGCTTCATGCTCTGGAGACCCCCTTCTTGTAGGTCTTGATCCTTGGATTTAGGCAAAAATCTACACTTTTGCATTGACCATACCATCTATTGGTTAATGTCACACTTTTTGGTTCAGATACAACTATTATATGTATTCAAACAATACAATCTTTGGTCCAAACAATACTTTCACCACACACAAACAACTTATTTCTCATTTCCAAACTCTTTCCTCATTGCACCATTTCTTTTATAATTCAAACAACAGTTTTACAAAAGAAGCAAACTCTTTCCTTTATTCAAGTCAAGAAACCCTTTCCTTTTTTCCAATTCAAaactctttctttttcttttatcaTACAAACCTTTTTAAAActtgtttctttctttttcataAAGGAACTGTTATAATTCGTTCCTTAGCGGTCAAACTAAAAGCTTAGAGTATCCGAACAAGGATCAGAATCAGCTAACGTCTACACACTTTTAGGATATAATTATAATTGTTCCCTAAAAGCAACCAACACATCCGTATTTTCTACCATGAACTATgaagctctgattttctcattgcactatgtGAATACGTAGacacgagggttcgaatccttgACGAGCACACTAATTAATAAACTTATTTTTTCTCAACCATAAGTAacctttagatagtaacacccattcacgcaaagaataatcaaaatggttcccgttgagtacaacaaatgtgagaaatgttaatactttccccttgcgtaatcgacttccttacccgtttctcttcccctgggttttatcgatattttccctttccttctggAATTAATAAAGATCAGTGACAACTatgttgtatcttcgagcgtgtGATGCGCTCAGGTGTTTTTCACGGTGCAAAAAAAGGAACTTGATCTTTTCTAGAAGACAGAGTTTCCAAATCTAACTCCAAGGCCAGGGCTCTAAATTAGGATCATGTAAATCTTCTTTGTTACCAAAGATCCAAGCATATTAACTATTGGTAGTGTAAGTTCCATTATATGACCGAACTAAGTGAAGACATCTTCTGTATTGAGATTGAAACTAATACTTTTGGTGGTGATCTCAATGATAATATATTAAGGGAGCTGAGTATACAAGTGATAGATGTGAGATGATGTTGTAGAGTATAAATCTTTAATTGATAGATTAATGTCATGGATGTGAACATAGTCAATAAGAGCTGCCAAGGGACCAAGAGGTGCTCAGTGGCTATAACAAAAGGAAGAGGAGTCAAATCAATGTCTTCATTTAAAACCATCTTTAAGCATATTTTTTGCTTTGACAATAGAGTTCAGGGTGGAGGAACCTGTAGCAGCCGAAAGGGAGAGAAAATAGACACCAAATAAATATTTTTGAGAGAGGAGTGATACCAACAGTTTATCCGGAATTTTGAAGCATATCCCAAACAATTTTACCAAGGAGAGCTATGTTTTCATCTCTAGTTGATCGAACCCCTAAGCCACCTAACTTCCTTGGGCGGGTATTTTTTTCTAACCAACCAAATGAATACATGTGGTGTTATTGCCCTTCCAAATAAAGTTTTGAGTCAGATGGTCAATAGTGTCATATATGTTTTGAGGGAGCCAAGTGGTTTGTATGTAGTAAGAGGGGATGGAGGTGAGTACTGGTGTAGGAAAGGCTAATCTACCAGGCTTGTTGAGAAGCTTGTTTTTCCAAGAAGCCATTCGCGTTTGCATTTTTTCCATGGTGAAGTTAAATCTGATCTTTTAGTTCTTCCTCTAAGAATAGGAAATCCAAGGTATTTATCAAGAGAAATAATACTTTATATGCCTAAGATTGTAGTTAGTTGATTGATTTTTGTTTGAGGGATGCCTGAAGAGTAGAATGCATAAAACTTAGCAAGGTTGGTCTTCAGACTTGATGCCCGACTAAAATTATCCATGAGAGTGACAATAACTTTTATTTGAGACTTAACTCTTGAGATCAGGATAACATTATTCTCAAAAAGGAGGTGAGATAGATTAGGCTCAATATATGAGATGAAAATAGGATTCCAAGAACCACTACAAACAATATCATTGATGGAAATAAAAAGCTTCTCCATGCAAATGATGAATATGTAAGAAGATAACGAACCCACTTGTCAAAAACTATGAAATAAATAAAGATGGGGAGGTGATGTAGTTTATAATGAGCTAGATGGTGATTAGAGGAAATCTAAATTCCAACAAGCAGGTTATGAGGAACTCCCATTTAACATTATCAAAAGCCTTTTCAAGATCCAATTTAAAGGCAACATCccttttttttcttctttgttttGCGCATGTAGTGAACAATTTACTACGAAATGATAACATTGTCAATGGTGCCCCTACCTAGCAAAAAAATGCTTTGGTAAGGCCCAATAATAGTGTCTAGGAGAGGTCGAAGCCGATTAACCAAAACTTTGATGATAATCTTGTACACTATGTCGCAAAGGCTTATAGGTCTCAAATCTTTAAATATTGTTGGAGTGTCAACTTTAGGAATAAGTGCTACTAATGTTTTTGAGATGACCGGATCAAAGTAGCTTGTAGAAAAAAGTTGTCTCGACTAAGCTGAAAACATCATCCCCATTTACTATACATTAGTTAgtatatatttttgtttttagGTCCCTTAAAAAATTGTTATATGAactaatatttttatttttattatatgagTTTGGTAAAGAATATTAATGTTAAAGTCAATATTTCTTTTTAAATTGTGGACAATATCAAGACATCGATTTTTGATTCTAGTATTATTTGATAAGTGATGATTTCGCTGTGTTTAAAGTTGATTGTTTCAATTTTTAATTTTGAATATTTATTATTACACCAATATATTAAACCATTTAAAAAACAAATAGTTGAGACATTTTTAGAAACATCATTTATATTTATATGTCAAATATTTGAATAATCCACCATTCAACTCACAAATTTATAATTTTATCTCaatcaatcaaaataaaaaacAGGTAGCTCAAATTATCTCATATATATATATCCCAAGCaataaaaactcacttttcccCAAAAACAATGAATTTTTTCATTTTCATTCCACAATTGCTGTCTCTGTTCCTCCTTTTCTCTCATTCATCTTTCGTCTCTGCTTCCGACACTGCTAAACTCTTCCAAGATTGGAGCAAACAACATGGCAAAACATACTCTTCCGAGGAAGAGAAGCTTTACAGGTTTAAGGTGTTCGAAGACAATTACGCGTTTGTCTCACAACACAACCAAATTGGAAATTCCAGTTATACCCTCTCCCTCAACGCTTTCGCGGATCTCACTCACCATGAATTCAAGACCACTCGTCTCGGTTTGCCTCCGTCGTTGCTAAGATTCAAATTCAACAATCACACGGTTGGTGATAATGATCTTGTGGAAGTTCCGTCGGAGATTGATTGGAGACAGAGTGGCGCTGTTACTTCCGTCAAAGACCAAGGAAGCTGCGGTATACTTTTTTTTCTACTATATAGAAATTAttatttgatttgaaaaattgGTTAAAATTGAGTTTGTAGTTATTTATGGTTATCTTCTAAATAATGACAGTAGTCTTGTCTGATGTAAGTGTCTGTATTCTGGGTAATGATTATTAAAAGTAGTGTTATAGGGTGTCTCTGTGTTTTGTGTCTGTATCCGCTATTGCCAGGTGTCTGTGTTCTGTGTCCGTGTTTTATAGTGATTATTAAATGTAGTGTTGTTCGATTTTCGTCTATGCGTCATTGCTTCATAGTGATTATTAAAAGTAGTGTTGCTTCATAGTGATAGTGGTAATCATGTATGATTGTTATGATTGTTATGCAGGTGCTTGTTGGTCATTTTCAGCTACAGGGGCTATAGAAGGGATAAACAAAATTGTGACAGGGTCTCTTGTAAGTCTTTCTGAACAAGAATTGGTAGAATGTGATACAAAGTATAACAGCGGTTGTGGTGGTGGACTCATGGACTATGCATATCAATTTATCATTGAAAACAAAGGTATCGACACCGAAGAAGATTACCCGTATCAAGGTCGTCAAGAACTTTGCAAAAAAGACAAGGTATGTTGCTAAATACTTATAGATTGTCTTATCATTCACTTTAACTCGTTGTTGTTTATCGCTACTAGCATTTACAATGTTTTACTTACATCTAATCCTACAGTTAAAAAGGCGTGTTGTTACGATTGACGGTTATGCTGATGTGCCTTCGAAGGATGAGAACAAACTACTAAAAGCTGTTGCAGTCCAACCTGTTAGCGTGGGCATATGTGGTAGCGCAAGGGCTTTCCAGATGTACTCGAAGGTTAAGCTCAATGGTCGATATTGGTATCATAGTTTCACTAATAACTATAGCGAATTTGCGGTAATATGCTGTTATTATTTCCATTTCAGGGTATCTTCACCGGACCTTGTTCAACTTCTCTTGATCATGCGGTGTTGATTGTAGGATATGGTTCGGAGAACGGAGTTGATTATTGGATTGTGAAGAATTCATGGGGAAAATATTGGGGAATGAATGGTTACATACACATCTTACGAAACACTGAAGATTCTGCAGGGTTATGTGGAATCAACATGTTAGCTTCATATCCAACTAAGACCAGACCTAATCCTCCTGTTCCACCTCCACCAGGTCCTGTAAGGTGTAATCTGTTTACTCGCTGTTCAGAAGGGGAAACATGTTGCTGTGCCTCGAAATTTCTCGGAATATGTTTCTCTTGGAAATGTTGCGGTGTAAATTCTGCCGTGTGTTGTAAGGACAAGCGTCACTGTTGTCCACAAGATTATCCGATTTGCGACACTAGAAAGAGCCAGTGTCTTAAGGTTTGTATGATCTATCTCCTTTCTAAACTCATCTTAAGTAAATGTCATGTTGAACAAACTGGTTGATAGATTTGTCAATGTTGTAAATAGCGGCGATAGCGCTATAGCAGAATTTAATTATTCGCGAGCTTCGAAATCAACACTAGAGTTTTAAGCTGATTACCATGTTGTTGGCTGCAGTTGTTTTTTATGCTTACTGATTTCAGTCTTTAACTTGCAGAGAGTTGCAAATGGAACGATAACAATGGCATCTGATAAAGAAGATACTTTCCATCAGACAAGAGATTGGAAATCTCAATGAGTATTTATCATTTCCATCACTCATTTATATTGTTGAATATTTCCAATAGCTTATCAGTTTGTAATACGCGAGTCATTCTATTCCAAACAGTCAAATAGGGTATGAAAGGAAACAGATAATAGTATGAGATATTGATAGGTTAGGGAATGCTCGGCCGATCCAAACTTTATACTAGAAAGGATGGATCTATGTTTTGAAATGGATCCAAACTTTTTTGTTCAATTTTTCTGTTAAGAGTCAAATTCTCTTGTCTAATTTGGTCTTCTCCAACTTTTAAGGGTTTCACTTTAATCGCCTATCAATTTTGCGAGTCATTCATCCTGATTTCGTTCAGTCATTGGTGCATTCCTTTCTTCTATTTTGCACGTCTAATATGTTGTTGATTTGATTTTGATGTCATAGTTTTTGACAATCTGTTGCATGTTGCTCTGACTTGGTTGCCTCTCCTGCTCTGATTATGTTTCTTTTGGTTGTTTTTCATGTCGTTACAGACACGGTTTCAATCCTGATTTTGAAATATGTTTTGATGACAAACTCAGTCGTTTGCGTCGTAGataggggtggcaaaatggatggattggatggatatggattggatcgttaatggatggatcaaaacaatCCATTATCCATTAATAATCCactaaattttttttaaaaatatccaatccaatccatccattaagaataaaaatccatccaatccatccattatcatatttttagtggatggatatccatccatccatttttttttcctttaaaatttttctttgaaatttatttttttttaaaagttttttacttttttttaataaaacaatatcagttttttttttgagaaaaattatttttttttcaaaaaaaaaatatatttttgtatttttgaaaaaaataatttaaatttttttttatattcgtaaaaaaagtattaaattttttttatattcgtaaaaaaaCAATATCAGTTTTCTAATTtaaaaataagattttttttatttttaaatttttggaaaaaatcgattttttgtattttcaaaaaaaaaagattttttttcgaaaaaaaaattgatttattttcgaaaaaaaattgattttttttcgaaaaaaaaattattttttattttttataaaaaaaatttaatatttgaaaaaaaatatttttttaaaattagataaaaaaattcattggatcattaaaatgtgttggatggattggatcaatccatgtttataaatggatggattggatcaatccattaacttaattttttatgtagttgatggattggatggattttttgATGGATGAATTGGATGGATTTTCTCTTAATGGATCTAATTGCCACCCCTAGTCGTAGATCAGTATTTCTTGTTTGTTATTTGGTTTTCTGATTCCACACTTTTTCAATATCATTAGCATCTCTTTTCGTTTAAAGGTTTGTGAAAACTCCTCTCAAATTTAGAGACAAAGATACTAGCACATGGAAGAAGATAGCAAATGTTGTTTGTGCTGATGCTCTAATTTCCAGTTGTACATATCTTCATAGAGGTTTAAAATTTCTTGATTTCAAATGTAGGGTAATTGAAAGCAATGCTCATGGTAATTGAATTATAAGCAGTATTTTGTGTGATTTTTCAAGTTGGAGTTGAGACATTAATTTGATACCGGTCTTGATACTGTGGAGTCATGGTTATCAAGATCACAATCTAAATCTTAAAATTTTACAATTTTACGATTTCACTCACCTCCAACGATCTAGATCTTAAGTAGAATTGTATGTTGTAGTCAAATTGTGggatttttttttataaaaccAATGATTACGTGCGATTGGCCAATTCCGGCCACAATTGGCCATTTTCCGGCCATGGCCATTACAAGCCGAGTAGGAATACAAGATACAAAGACAAAACAATTTTAATTCGGCGGCGTCCATTTTTTCACAAATACACTTGCCTACTAAAATATCATATTGAAATACTTCAAATATGTAGTATTACTTTCCATTTAAGTAGTATCTTACGATTTTTGTTACAACTTATGTTTTACGATCATGCTATTCCCTCTCGAtcttataaaaaaaaattgagttGGATCTTCCGATCTTAGTTATAATCTTATATTTTAGGATCTTACCATCCCATGTCGATCTTATATAAGATCTCAATTTTGACAACCTTGAGCGGAGTAATTTAGATTTGTTTGATTCCAATTTGCTTTTGGAATCGTGGAGCTTATTCCAATGCTATTGGACAAGTTAGCATTGTTGTATTTAGTATGCAAAGGTTAGTTTGTAACGAGTGTCATTTTTGAAAACAAAAGCAAGAACACTGTTGAAATGAATAGAATAGTTTCCATTGCATAATGAAGGAGTTACAACAAATCTATTATATAAATGATCAAGCTCACCatatttatataatttataattAGTTATTAGTAACTAACTCTTAACCCTTCATAACAACCTATTACAAGTTAGTTATTGCTAGGCTAAGTTAAAGATAACATCAAAGGTTGACTTGACTTGCTAAGTAAGTAACTGCATTAACCATCATCAATCCCCATGCTTAACATTTTCCTTCAAGTTAGAGAATATGTTCTAGCTTGCTTCGAAGGTTGTTCAATGACCCTACATGCAGTGACTTAGTTATGATGTCAGCCATTTGATCTTTTTATGTAATAAGAAGCAAGTGAATAACTCCTCCTCTGACCTTTTCTCTCGTCACATGGAAATAAATCTTTATATGCTTAGTTTTTTCATGAAAAATTGGATTTGTAGTTATGTGGAGAGCTAACTTGTTGTCATAGTAAATCACAAAAGGAGAAAGATGATTGATGTGGAAATCTTGCAGCATGTATATGATCCATTGACCCTCACATGTTACTTAAGCTAGTGCTCTATATTCAGCCTCTGACGATGATTTGGAAACTACAGTTTGTTTCTTGCTTTTCCAACTAACTAAAGAGGTTCCAAGGAATAAACACAAGCCAGTTGTAGATATTTTAGTATTGGGACATTCTCCCCAATCAGAATCAGATAATCCTTTAAGTGTCAATGTTGATGATGAACTGAAAAATAAACCATTACCAAGGCTACGTTTGAGCTCTTTCAAAACATGCAAACCTGTCAGCATATGTTCATCAGTTGGTGCACCTAAGAATTGACTAGGTTTGCTTACATCATAAGAAATCTCTAGCATGGAGTGTATCAAGTACAAAAGTCTCCCAATTAATCTTTTATATATTATTGTATCAAATAGTAGGTTACCAAATTCTTTATGGTTTTACTCCACTTAAGTCAGTGTCTTGTAGGAAATAAAATGTATATTTTTTTTGACATAATGTGATGCCTTCATTGGATCTGCTCACTTAAAAACCTATAAAGTATTTGAGAACTCCTAGATCGTTGATGCTAAATTTGTCATTTAAGAGGGTTTTAATGTTAGTAATCTCGTCAACATCAATCCACATATGACTAAATCATTTGCATATACAAGGATCGTTGTAAACAAGGAACCATTAGACTTAGTGTACAATGAATAATCAGATTCTGATTGAATGTACCCTGAATGTAACAAAGTTGTAGTGAGCTTTGTATTCCATTGCCTACTCACTTGTTTCAAGCCATAAAGAGGTATTTGAAGCTCGCATACTAAGTTGGGATGAGGTAGCTCAAGATTAGAAGGAGGTTGCAACAAGACCTCTTCATTGAGATCCCCATGTATGAATGGTGTATTGACATCAAGTTGAAACAAGGCGTCTTTGAGTGATTGCAATAGCCATAAAAACCATGATGGTTGTCATCTTAATAACTGGACTGAAGGCGTCTTGGTAGCCAAGTCCTTCAGTTTGAGTGAAGCCCTTGGCAACTAACCTTGCCTTACATCTCTCTACAAAGCCATTAGCATGTAACTTGAGCTTAAACACCCATCTACATCGAATAATTTTCTTATGATCAGGCAAGGTAACCAATTTCCATGTGTTAGTTTTTATTAGTGCAGTCAGTTCATATTGAATGGCATGATTCCAATTTGTATCACAAATGGCCTCTTCATATGAATGAGGTTTAGAAATAGATGAAAAATTGAGAATATATTTGGTATTAAAAGTAGGGACATTATGGTAAGAGATAAAAGAGGATAAAGGATACTTACTTGGAGAAGAAGTTGATTCATTGATTGAGTGAGTAGATTGAATTGTATTCTCAATCAAATTGAAATGGTAATCTTGTAGAAATTGTAGCGGGatattcgttacctttagatttattgactaaatcaaaagtaaatcatacaattcgagtcgccaccgcacttctatttatccaaaggaaagattagaaagcgaacaaaaaccgagaagttctatcaaatcaaaaactaataaaaatgtcagagatcggggtaagggggttggttatgcaatgagaaggttttaagcacccaaaatatcctaggtactcctagggatccccTTTCATAATTGTTGcaaggtaggttggtatttgtgaaaattatttgtgcaaacatgattggggggatgagagaagaatgtacaaattatttacaattttgtgtttgaatggataaacccactgcctacggaccatcttaaaaaagattaggatcaacacctcgtagttcggggtaaaaatctcaaaacaagttggtgaattgattggttcaaaatccttaaggtcttttgttatcaaagggagaaaactcaacctaaaaccacaaatccaccatgtgaggatagcttcaacatgctagtgaggggttaaccctataataagcatggaagtcttatagtcactcactaaggatataggtgagtattatatcaacctcaaggataactcaaacctaatagctaatgtttatgaaaagctttgataagaagtggccattgaaaccacaaaaacaattgaatgggttgtatttaccaatgaaaagtatttataaagtatggtcaaagttgacttaaggattcaattcaaaataagtgttatgaaaagaagtttgaaaatcaaaagcatagtgcttaggtttctaatgttgaaaataaatgttaatgtttgcacaaaatttttggcttgggttagagtggagggaagaagaagaatggctaagtcctaaacatacaaagatgaaggaagagaaataaaaccacaatggagttcccttcttgagatcatagtgatgatccaagtatcccccatcctttggaataagcaagcaaataagaaaatactcaagcaatcaagcacacaatcaaacaagctcctaggaaaCTTCCAATGGtttttgtatctctcactttggatgctcatgacaatggttcttctattTGACTCAAGTTGGAATACCTAGCACAAGAAtacacacatcaaaaagttctataatacaaacaaagaatgaacaagagggagtttagaaattggtcatttcaaagtcctcttcaagattaagcattctaaaggcatgaggcctagttgctctttgacattatttcttcttttatagcattctaaaggcatgagacctagttgctctttgactccattttgcatagggaatgtcctaaagtctaagtccttttgtccatttgcatttggttcacaacaatcaaaacaaaacacaagcacaatagtatatacacaattatgtgctcaagtgagcaaaaggcaaattgcattaacataaacatgagctcaagtgagcaaagggcaaaagcaaatgaataatatgtacaaaatattaaattgcaagaattaaatgacttgaattaaaagttaatggtcaatagttagtgttagtgtgtcataaggcaatttagcgctatgttaagcaatcgtaagtggactaatgtagtagtcacacctatttgaggccggtcaataaaaatataggcaacaaacacaatttataagaccttgactagtaagccaagctcctacaaattgccatgccaaaagaaaagaagaatgatcttgtattgatttaggttttttgcttgatcaagaagcaacctatccttaatgcaaagccattcacttgatctatgatcaagatgaattaaatttgaatcaaggaaggttaagcctcccatatatcaaggctaaccaccaatctttaactcattgatcaaaaagaaaaagatgaagaagaagatgaataagaatgtacattaatggaattcaaatgaaataagcaaagtacattgaccaaagatgaatgagatcaaggtcaaacaatagtaaacagaagcaaaatgaaacttaaaggtcaagaaacaaataaaatatttttggtatttttcaaaattaaaataatacttgaattaaaataaacaattaaaggtaaaacttcaaatccatttcaaacaactttgaaaagtccaaatggatcatcctaagttcaacaaggtcaaacaa containing:
- the LOC127084158 gene encoding zingipain-2, encoding MNFFIFIPQLLSLFLLFSHSSFVSASDTAKLFQDWSKQHGKTYSSEEEKLYRFKVFEDNYAFVSQHNQIGNSSYTLSLNAFADLTHHEFKTTRLGLPPSLLRFKFNNHTVGDNDLVEVPSEIDWRQSGAVTSVKDQGSCGACWSFSATGAIEGINKIVTGSLVSLSEQELVECDTKYNSGCGGGLMDYAYQFIIENKGIDTEEDYPYQGRQELCKKDKLKRRVVTIDGYADVPSKDENKLLKAVAVQPVSVGICGSARAFQMYSKGIFTGPCSTSLDHAVLIVGYGSENGVDYWIVKNSWGKYWGMNGYIHILRNTEDSAGLCGINMLASYPTKTRPNPPVPPPPGPVRCNLFTRCSEGETCCCASKFLGICFSWKCCGVNSAVCCKDKRHCCPQDYPICDTRKSQCLKRVANGTITMASDKEDTFHQTRDWKSQ